One window of the Candidatus Zixiibacteriota bacterium genome contains the following:
- a CDS encoding 4a-hydroxytetrahydrobiopterin dehydratase, which produces MDLKDKKCVPCEGGVPAYDRQKTVEMLKAIPGWTVKNGHLYREYKFKNFIKAMEFLNRVADLAEAEGHHPDFCVHYNKVEFEIWTHAIDGLSENDFIMAAKIDELKED; this is translated from the coding sequence ATGGATTTGAAAGATAAAAAGTGTGTTCCCTGCGAGGGCGGAGTCCCGGCTTATGATCGGCAAAAAACCGTTGAGATGCTAAAAGCGATTCCCGGGTGGACTGTCAAAAACGGGCACTTGTACCGTGAATACAAGTTCAAGAATTTCATTAAAGCGATGGAGTTTTTAAACCGCGTAGCTGATCTGGCCGAAGCTGAGGGCCATCATCCCGATTTCTGTGTACATTACAACAAAGTCGAATTCGAGATCTGGACCCACGCTATCGACGGTTTGTCGGAAAATGACTTCATCATGGCGGCAAAAATTGACGAATTAAAAGAGGACTAA